One window from the genome of Amycolatopsis sp. NBC_01480 encodes:
- a CDS encoding toxin-antitoxin system HicB family antitoxin gives MKRMMTRIDDELHTLLKAKAKTDGCSMNALVVEVLQAVADRPDGTARRQPGVNGFDLP, from the coding sequence ATGAAGCGGATGATGACCCGGATCGACGACGAACTGCACACACTGCTGAAGGCGAAGGCCAAGACGGATGGGTGCAGCATGAACGCCCTGGTCGTCGAGGTGCTGCAAGCTGTCGCCGACAGGCCGGACGGAACTGCCCGGCGGCAGCCGGGGGTCAACGGCTTCGACCTGCCCTGA
- a CDS encoding IclR family transcriptional regulator — protein MRNQDSGNATGSQVQSVDRAINVLELLARNGESGITEIAGELGVHKSTASRLLSVLESHGLVEQLGERGKYAIGFGIVRLAGAATGRMDIAKLGRQTCQSLAEELGETVNIAIADDGVAINISQARGAAAITTQNWTGQRTPLHATSSGKVLLAYMGEPDRKRVLGHDLEPYTPRTTVDAEELDHELERVAEDGYAACFEEFELGMHAVAVPIHGPGGEVVAAMSASGPSYRLSKQRIRQIVRPMSEAAQELSAQLGYFAS, from the coding sequence ATGCGGAACCAGGACTCGGGCAACGCAACGGGAAGTCAAGTTCAGTCGGTCGACCGCGCGATCAACGTGCTGGAACTGCTGGCGCGCAACGGCGAGTCGGGGATCACCGAGATCGCCGGCGAGCTGGGGGTGCACAAGTCGACCGCGTCCCGGCTGCTCAGTGTCCTGGAGTCGCACGGCCTGGTCGAGCAGCTGGGCGAACGCGGCAAGTACGCGATCGGCTTCGGCATCGTCCGGCTGGCCGGCGCGGCCACCGGCCGGATGGACATCGCGAAGCTCGGCCGCCAGACCTGCCAGTCGCTCGCCGAGGAGCTGGGCGAGACGGTGAACATCGCGATCGCCGACGACGGCGTGGCCATCAACATCAGCCAGGCCCGCGGCGCGGCCGCCATCACCACGCAGAACTGGACCGGCCAGCGGACCCCGCTGCACGCGACGTCCAGCGGCAAGGTCCTGCTGGCGTACATGGGCGAGCCGGACCGCAAGCGCGTGCTGGGCCACGACCTGGAGCCGTACACCCCGCGCACCACGGTGGACGCCGAGGAGCTGGACCACGAGCTGGAGCGCGTCGCCGAGGACGGCTACGCGGCCTGCTTCGAGGAATTCGAACTCGGCATGCACGCGGTCGCGGTGCCGATCCACGGCCCCGGCGGCGAGGTCGTCGCGGCGATGAGCGCGTCCGGGCCGTCCTATCGCCTTTCGAAGCAGCGGATACGGCAGATTGTCCGGCCGATGTCCGAAGCGGCGCAAGAACTTTCGGCCCAGCTCGGCTACTTCGCGAGCTGA
- a CDS encoding GcvT family protein, translating into MAARPRVVVIGAGLAGCALADELTERGWTDVTVLEQNSLFAAGGSTPQSPGLVFQTGADRTLTEFAKYTVAKYSSLTLAGKWCFQPVGGLEVATTPERLADLKRRHGWATASGVRSYLREPGECAELHPLLDAAKVLGGLHIPGDGLAKPLHAAEAQARRARDRGAKFLAHQRVTGIERHAGRVTGVVTETDRFRADVVVSCAGIRAPQVGRLVDLTVPLVPMAHPYARTTPLAVLAGDNDDFTEAGKPILRHPDAGLYFREHVDRLGIGSYGHRAMPAGAADPGQPGAAFTPAGFEDAWAAAVDLMPVLGEAKVEDGVNGQFPVTPDGMPLLGEHPDLDGFWLAEAASVTHSAGVAREVARWLVDGQPQLDLHASDLARFEQVQLAPDHVRERCLRSFVEVCDIIHPRQPAEQPRPLRTSPFYERHTGLGAYFLESGGWERPQWFGANENLPEVAQVPARGGWASRYWSPVGGAEALVARKRVAMFDLTPVRRLEVTGPGALPFLQAMTTNQLDKPPGTVTYTLLLGEHGGVRSDLTVARLGAERFQVGVNGCLDVDWLRRHLPGDGAVQVHETTAGTCGIGLWGPLARQVLQPLSTTDFSHAGMGYFRARRAYVGNVPVIALRLSTVGELGWELYTTADLGRRLWDTLWEAGQPHGVIAAGREAVSSMRLEKGYRSWGADVTAEHDPFEAGLGFAVRMDKGYFLGRDALRGRSEATVSRKLTCLTVDDPQAVVLGKEPVYAEGRPTGYVTSAAYGYTVGKNIAYAWLPVEYTRPGTPVEIEYFGAKVPAVVAVEPLFDVGKTRLRSAA; encoded by the coding sequence ATGGCAGCCCGACCGCGAGTGGTCGTCATCGGCGCCGGGCTGGCCGGCTGCGCGCTGGCCGACGAGCTGACCGAGCGCGGCTGGACCGACGTCACCGTGCTGGAGCAGAACAGCCTCTTCGCCGCCGGCGGGTCCACGCCGCAGTCGCCAGGGCTGGTGTTCCAGACCGGCGCGGATCGCACGCTGACCGAGTTCGCCAAGTACACCGTCGCGAAGTACAGCTCGCTCACGCTGGCCGGGAAGTGGTGCTTCCAGCCCGTCGGCGGCCTCGAGGTGGCGACCACGCCGGAGCGGCTCGCGGACCTGAAGCGGCGGCACGGCTGGGCCACCGCGTCCGGCGTGCGGAGCTACCTGCGTGAGCCGGGCGAATGCGCCGAACTGCACCCGCTGCTCGACGCGGCGAAGGTGCTGGGCGGGCTCCACATCCCCGGCGACGGGCTGGCGAAGCCGCTGCACGCGGCCGAGGCGCAGGCCCGCCGCGCCCGGGACCGCGGGGCGAAGTTCCTTGCCCACCAACGAGTCACGGGCATCGAGCGGCACGCCGGGCGGGTCACCGGCGTGGTCACCGAGACCGATCGCTTCCGCGCCGACGTGGTGGTCTCGTGCGCCGGGATCCGGGCGCCGCAGGTCGGCCGGCTGGTGGACCTCACCGTGCCGCTGGTGCCGATGGCGCACCCGTACGCCCGCACCACACCGCTGGCCGTGCTGGCCGGCGACAACGACGACTTCACCGAGGCGGGCAAGCCGATCCTGCGCCACCCGGACGCCGGCCTGTACTTCCGCGAGCACGTCGACCGGCTCGGCATCGGCTCGTACGGGCACCGCGCGATGCCCGCCGGCGCGGCGGATCCGGGACAGCCGGGCGCCGCCTTCACCCCGGCCGGCTTCGAGGACGCGTGGGCCGCCGCCGTGGACCTGATGCCGGTACTGGGAGAGGCCAAGGTGGAGGACGGCGTCAACGGCCAGTTCCCCGTCACCCCGGACGGGATGCCGCTGCTCGGCGAGCACCCGGACCTCGACGGCTTCTGGCTGGCCGAGGCCGCCTCGGTCACGCACTCCGCGGGCGTCGCCAGGGAGGTGGCGCGCTGGCTGGTCGACGGGCAGCCGCAGCTCGACCTGCACGCGAGCGACCTCGCGCGGTTCGAGCAGGTGCAGCTGGCGCCGGACCACGTGCGCGAGCGATGCCTGCGCAGCTTCGTCGAGGTCTGCGACATCATCCATCCCCGGCAGCCGGCCGAGCAGCCGCGGCCGCTGCGCACGTCGCCGTTCTACGAGCGGCACACCGGGCTGGGCGCGTACTTCCTGGAGTCCGGCGGCTGGGAGCGGCCGCAGTGGTTCGGCGCGAACGAGAACCTGCCGGAGGTCGCTCAGGTGCCGGCCCGCGGCGGCTGGGCCTCCCGCTACTGGTCCCCGGTCGGCGGCGCCGAAGCGCTGGTGGCGCGCAAGCGGGTGGCGATGTTCGACCTGACCCCGGTGCGACGGCTGGAGGTGACCGGGCCCGGCGCGCTGCCGTTCCTGCAGGCGATGACCACGAACCAGCTCGACAAGCCGCCCGGCACGGTGACGTACACGCTGCTGCTGGGCGAGCACGGCGGCGTGCGCAGCGACCTCACCGTCGCGCGGCTCGGGGCCGAGCGGTTCCAGGTGGGCGTGAACGGCTGCCTCGACGTCGACTGGCTGCGCCGCCACCTGCCCGGCGACGGCGCGGTGCAGGTCCACGAGACCACCGCCGGCACCTGCGGCATCGGCCTGTGGGGCCCGCTCGCCCGGCAGGTGCTGCAACCACTGTCCACAACGGACTTCTCGCACGCCGGGATGGGCTACTTCCGGGCCCGGCGCGCGTATGTCGGCAACGTCCCGGTGATCGCGCTGCGACTGTCCACTGTGGGCGAACTGGGCTGGGAGCTGTACACCACCGCGGACCTGGGCCGCCGGCTGTGGGACACGCTGTGGGAGGCCGGGCAGCCGCACGGGGTGATCGCCGCCGGGCGCGAGGCCGTCTCGAGCATGCGGCTGGAGAAGGGCTACCGCTCGTGGGGCGCGGACGTCACCGCCGAGCACGACCCGTTCGAGGCCGGGCTGGGCTTCGCGGTGCGGATGGACAAGGGCTACTTCCTCGGCCGCGACGCGCTGCGCGGCCGGTCCGAGGCGACTGTCAGCCGGAAGCTGACCTGCCTGACCGTCGACGATCCGCAGGCCGTGGTGCTGGGCAAGGAACCGGTGTACGCCGAGGGGCGGCCCACGGGGTACGTCACCAGCGCCGCGTACGGGTACACGGTCGGCAAGAACATCGCGTACGCCTGGCTTCCGGTGGAGTACACCAGACCCGGGACGCCCGTGGAGATCGAGTACTTCGGCGCGAAAGTCCCCGCCGTGGTGGCCGTCGAGCCGCTGTTCGACGTGGGCAAGACGCGGTTGAGGAGCGCCGCGTAA
- the ahcY gene encoding adenosylhomocysteinase has translation MTPESVAKRHDTRGGIEFAVADLEAAEFGRKEIRLAEHEMPGLMAFRREYAEVYPLRGARISGSLHMTVQTAVLIETLVALGAEVRWASCNIFSTQDHAAAAVVVGPHGTPEEPKGVPVFAWKGESLEEYWWCTEKMLTWDGEGPNMILDDGGDATMLVHKGTEFEKAGAVPSTDDNDPDEWKVFLELLRASTAADNSKWTTVGAGIRGVTEETTTGVLRLYQLAAAGELLFPAINVNDAVTKSKFDNRYGIRHSLIDGINRGTDVLIGGKVAVVCGYGDVGKGAAESLRGQGARVIITEIDPICALQAAMDGYQVKRLENVLGEADIVITTTGNKNVVMVEHMAQMKHQAILGNIGHFDNELDMAGLARYPGIRRVNIKPQVDEWVFPNGNTILVLSEGRLLNLGNATGHPSFVMSNSFSNQVIAQIELFTKHEEYDKEVFRLPKKLDEKVARIHLDALGGELTKLTKDQAEYIDVDVEGPFKSEHYRY, from the coding sequence ATGACCCCCGAAAGCGTTGCCAAGCGGCACGACACCCGGGGCGGCATCGAGTTCGCCGTCGCCGACCTCGAAGCCGCCGAGTTCGGCCGCAAGGAGATCCGCCTGGCCGAGCACGAGATGCCGGGCCTGATGGCGTTCCGCCGGGAGTACGCCGAGGTCTACCCGCTGCGGGGCGCGCGGATCTCCGGCTCGCTGCACATGACCGTCCAGACCGCCGTGCTGATCGAGACGCTGGTCGCGCTCGGCGCCGAGGTCCGCTGGGCCTCCTGCAACATCTTCTCCACCCAGGACCACGCGGCCGCCGCCGTGGTCGTCGGCCCGCACGGCACCCCCGAGGAGCCCAAGGGCGTGCCGGTGTTCGCCTGGAAGGGCGAGTCGCTGGAGGAGTACTGGTGGTGCACCGAGAAGATGCTCACCTGGGACGGCGAAGGCCCGAACATGATCCTGGACGACGGCGGTGACGCCACCATGCTCGTGCACAAGGGCACGGAGTTCGAGAAGGCCGGCGCGGTGCCGTCCACCGACGACAACGACCCCGACGAGTGGAAGGTCTTCCTGGAGCTGCTGCGCGCCTCCACCGCGGCCGACAACTCGAAGTGGACCACCGTCGGCGCGGGGATCCGCGGGGTCACCGAGGAGACCACCACCGGCGTGCTGCGGCTGTACCAGCTCGCGGCCGCGGGTGAGCTGCTCTTCCCGGCGATCAACGTGAACGACGCGGTGACCAAGTCGAAGTTCGACAACCGCTACGGCATCCGCCACTCCCTGATCGACGGCATCAACCGCGGCACCGACGTGCTGATCGGCGGCAAGGTCGCCGTGGTCTGCGGCTACGGCGACGTCGGCAAGGGCGCCGCGGAGTCCCTGCGCGGCCAGGGCGCGCGCGTGATCATCACCGAGATCGACCCGATCTGCGCCCTGCAGGCCGCGATGGACGGCTACCAGGTCAAGCGGCTCGAGAACGTGCTCGGCGAGGCCGACATCGTGATCACCACCACCGGCAACAAGAACGTGGTGATGGTCGAGCACATGGCGCAGATGAAGCACCAGGCGATCCTGGGCAACATCGGCCACTTCGACAACGAGCTGGACATGGCCGGCCTGGCGCGTTACCCGGGCATCCGCCGGGTGAACATCAAGCCCCAGGTCGACGAGTGGGTGTTCCCGAACGGCAACACCATCCTGGTGCTGTCCGAGGGCCGGCTGCTGAACCTCGGCAACGCCACCGGCCACCCGTCGTTCGTGATGTCGAACAGCTTCTCGAACCAGGTGATCGCGCAGATCGAGCTCTTCACCAAGCACGAGGAGTACGACAAGGAGGTCTTCCGCCTCCCGAAGAAACTCGACGAAAAGGTCGCCCGCATCCACCTCGACGCCCTCGGCGGCGAGCTGACCAAGCTCACCAAGGACCAGGCGGAGTACATCGACGTGGACGTCGAGGGCCCGTTCAAGTCGGAGCATTACCGGTACTGA
- a CDS encoding dTMP kinase, producing MGRLVVIEGLDGAGKRTLADGLTAALGEIGASVATLAFPRYGRSVHADLVREALHRGHGDLADSVYGMAMLYALDRSGAADEIRALQAEHDVVLLDRYVASNAAYAAARLRQSADGEVVQWVWDLEIGRFALPRPDAHLLLRVAPEVAAERAVRRAATEADRARDAFESDDALQQRCAAVYDELAASGWLAPWHVLDGVAGVDLPTLAKSLLA from the coding sequence GTGGGGCGACTGGTCGTGATCGAAGGTCTGGACGGTGCGGGCAAGCGCACCCTGGCGGACGGGCTGACCGCTGCCCTCGGCGAAATCGGGGCGAGCGTCGCGACTCTCGCTTTCCCGCGTTACGGCCGCAGCGTCCACGCCGACCTCGTGCGTGAAGCCCTGCATCGCGGCCACGGCGACCTCGCCGACTCGGTGTACGGCATGGCCATGCTGTACGCGCTGGACCGCAGCGGCGCCGCCGACGAAATCCGGGCGTTGCAGGCGGAGCACGACGTGGTGCTGCTCGACCGTTACGTCGCCTCGAATGCCGCGTACGCCGCCGCGCGCCTGCGTCAGTCCGCCGACGGCGAAGTGGTGCAGTGGGTGTGGGACCTGGAGATCGGCCGGTTCGCGCTGCCGCGCCCGGACGCGCACCTGCTCCTGCGCGTGGCCCCCGAAGTCGCCGCCGAACGCGCGGTCCGCCGCGCCGCGACGGAAGCCGACCGTGCCCGCGACGCCTTCGAGTCCGACGACGCCCTGCAGCAACGGTGCGCCGCCGTGTACGACGAGCTGGCCGCTTCGGGCTGGCTCGCGCCGTGGCACGTCCTCGACGGTGTCGCCGGGGTGGACCTGCCGACGCTCGCGAAGTCCCTGCTCGCCTGA